From the Sinorhizobium garamanticum genome, one window contains:
- the fdnG gene encoding formate dehydrogenase-N subunit alpha: MNMELSRRQFLGAVGAGAAATALGSLGFGEIEAAHAEAIRAFKLVGTTETRNTCPYCSVACGVIMYSKGDRTKGEQAEIIHIEGDTDHPTNRGTLCPKGAALLDFVKSETRLKYPMIRKPGSDKFERVSWDEALDRIVRLMKDDRDANFVERNEAGVPVNRWITTGFLAASATTNETAWETYKVVRSAGMLVFDNQARVUHGPTVASLAPTFGRGAMTNSWTDIKNTDLVIIMGGNAAEAHPCGFKWVTEAKANRGAKLIVVDPRFTRSASVADFYAPIRQGTDIAFLLGVINYCMQNDKVQWDYVKAFTNASYIVKDGFAYKDGLFTGYDEAKRDYDKSTWDYVIGPDGYAMVDDTLANPRCVWNLLKEHVSVYTPEMVERICGTPKDKFLKVAEMVSECSSPTKAMTSMYALGWTQHSKGSQNIRAMAMLQLILGNIGVRGGGMNALRGHSNIQGLTDVGLMSNLLPGYLTIPNEKEVDLETYMSTRGFKPLRPNQMSYWQNYRKFFVSFQKAMWGTAATPQNDFAYDWLPKLDVSGYDILRALELMGQGKMTGYFCQGFNPLLAAPNRKKVTDSLSKLKFLVTMDPLDTETARFWENHGEYNDVDPSQIQTEVIQLPSTCFAEDEGSLTNSSRWLQWHWPGGTPPGEAKTDNWIMAQIHVRLKELYRKEGGKFPDPIVNLEWAYADPNEPTAEELAKEINGKALSTVYDTADPTKVLAEAGKLLPGFAALRDDGSTTCGCWVYSGCFNENGNNMARRDTSDPDETGAYSKWTFSWPANRRILYNRASADLNGKPWDPSRKVIEWDGAKWAGYDVPDIAPTAKPGEVGPFIMNPEGVSRLFTRGMMRDGPFPAHYEPFESPLGNLVAPNVRGNPAARVFKGDFEQFAETASEEFPYAATSYRLTEHFHYWTKHVHTNAVLQPEFFVEISEELAAEKGITKGGWVHVWSKRGSIEAKAMVTKRIKPLICDGKPIHVVGIPLHWGFTGVARKGFGPNSLTPFVGDANIETPEYKAFLVNIEPIAGPVA, encoded by the coding sequence ATGAACATGGAACTCTCGCGGCGCCAATTCCTGGGTGCCGTCGGTGCCGGGGCGGCGGCTACGGCGCTCGGATCTCTGGGCTTCGGTGAAATCGAAGCCGCGCATGCCGAAGCGATCCGCGCCTTCAAGCTCGTGGGCACGACCGAAACCCGCAACACCTGTCCCTATTGTTCCGTCGCTTGCGGCGTGATCATGTATTCGAAGGGCGACCGGACGAAGGGCGAGCAGGCGGAAATCATCCATATCGAGGGTGACACCGATCATCCGACCAATCGCGGCACGCTCTGTCCGAAGGGCGCGGCGCTGCTCGATTTCGTCAAGTCCGAAACCCGGCTGAAATATCCGATGATCCGCAAACCCGGGTCGGACAAGTTCGAACGGGTCAGCTGGGATGAGGCTCTCGATCGGATCGTCCGGCTGATGAAGGACGACCGCGACGCCAATTTCGTCGAGAGAAACGAGGCGGGCGTGCCGGTGAACCGGTGGATAACGACCGGCTTCCTTGCGGCCTCCGCGACAACGAACGAAACGGCATGGGAGACCTACAAGGTCGTCCGCAGTGCCGGGATGCTGGTCTTCGACAACCAAGCGCGTGTCTGACACGGCCCTACGGTAGCCAGTTTGGCTCCAACATTCGGCCGCGGCGCAATGACCAACTCCTGGACGGACATCAAGAACACCGACCTCGTGATCATCATGGGCGGCAATGCCGCAGAAGCGCATCCGTGCGGCTTCAAATGGGTGACCGAGGCGAAGGCCAATCGCGGTGCGAAGCTGATCGTCGTCGATCCCCGCTTCACCCGCTCCGCATCGGTCGCCGATTTCTATGCGCCGATCCGCCAGGGCACGGACATCGCCTTCCTGCTCGGCGTGATCAACTACTGCATGCAGAACGACAAGGTGCAGTGGGATTATGTCAAGGCGTTCACCAATGCCAGCTACATCGTCAAGGACGGCTTCGCCTACAAGGACGGGCTGTTCACCGGCTATGACGAGGCCAAGCGCGATTACGACAAATCGACCTGGGACTATGTCATCGGCCCCGACGGCTATGCGATGGTGGACGACACGCTGGCGAATCCGCGCTGCGTATGGAACCTGCTCAAGGAGCACGTTTCCGTCTACACCCCCGAAATGGTCGAGCGCATCTGCGGCACGCCGAAGGACAAGTTCCTGAAAGTGGCCGAAATGGTCTCCGAATGCTCGTCGCCGACCAAGGCGATGACCTCGATGTATGCGCTCGGCTGGACGCAGCATTCGAAGGGCTCGCAGAATATCCGCGCCATGGCAATGCTGCAGCTGATCCTCGGTAATATCGGGGTGCGCGGCGGCGGCATGAATGCCCTGCGCGGCCACTCGAACATCCAGGGGCTCACCGATGTCGGGCTGATGTCGAACCTGCTCCCCGGCTATCTGACGATACCGAACGAGAAGGAGGTCGATCTCGAGACCTACATGTCGACGCGCGGCTTCAAGCCGCTCAGACCCAACCAGATGAGCTACTGGCAGAACTACAGGAAGTTCTTCGTCAGCTTCCAAAAGGCGATGTGGGGCACGGCAGCGACGCCGCAGAACGACTTCGCCTATGACTGGCTGCCGAAGCTCGACGTCTCGGGCTATGACATCCTGCGCGCCCTCGAGCTCATGGGCCAGGGCAAGATGACGGGGTACTTCTGCCAGGGCTTCAACCCGCTGCTTGCCGCCCCGAACCGCAAGAAGGTGACGGATTCGCTGTCGAAGCTCAAGTTCCTCGTCACCATGGATCCGCTCGACACCGAGACGGCGCGTTTCTGGGAGAACCACGGCGAGTACAACGATGTCGATCCCTCGCAGATCCAGACGGAGGTCATCCAACTGCCCTCCACCTGCTTCGCCGAAGACGAAGGCTCGCTCACCAATTCCAGCCGTTGGCTTCAATGGCACTGGCCGGGCGGCACGCCTCCCGGCGAGGCAAAGACCGACAACTGGATCATGGCGCAGATCCATGTGCGGCTGAAGGAGCTCTACCGCAAGGAGGGCGGGAAATTCCCCGACCCGATCGTCAATCTCGAATGGGCCTATGCCGATCCGAACGAGCCGACCGCCGAGGAGCTCGCCAAGGAGATCAACGGCAAGGCGCTTTCAACCGTCTACGACACCGCCGATCCGACGAAGGTGCTGGCGGAAGCCGGCAAGCTCCTGCCCGGCTTCGCGGCGCTGCGCGACGACGGCTCGACCACGTGCGGCTGCTGGGTCTATTCCGGCTGCTTCAACGAGAACGGCAACAACATGGCCCGGCGCGACACGTCGGACCCGGACGAGACCGGCGCCTATTCGAAATGGACCTTCTCCTGGCCGGCCAACCGCCGCATCCTCTACAACAGGGCCTCGGCGGACCTTAACGGCAAGCCATGGGATCCGAGCCGCAAGGTGATCGAATGGGACGGCGCGAAATGGGCGGGTTACGACGTGCCCGATATCGCGCCGACGGCGAAGCCCGGCGAAGTCGGGCCGTTCATCATGAACCCGGAAGGCGTCTCGCGCCTCTTCACAAGGGGCATGATGCGAGACGGTCCGTTCCCGGCGCACTACGAGCCGTTTGAATCCCCGCTTGGCAATCTCGTCGCCCCGAATGTGCGCGGCAATCCCGCGGCGCGGGTATTCAAAGGGGATTTCGAGCAGTTTGCCGAGACCGCCTCGGAAGAGTTCCCCTATGCGGCGACGTCCTATCGCCTGACGGAGCACTTCCACTACTGGACGAAGCATGTCCACACGAACGCCGTGCTGCAGCCGGAGTTCTTCGTCGAGATCTCGGAGGAACTGGCGGCGGAGAAGGGCATCACCAAGGGCGGCTGGGTGCACGTCTGGTCCAAGCGCGGTTCGATCGAGGCCAAGGCCATGGTTACCAAGCGGATCAAGCCTCTGATCTGCGACGGCAAACCCATCCACGTCGTCGGTATACCGTTGCATTGGGGCTTTACCGGCGTGGCCAGGAAGGGCTTCGGCCCGAACTCGCTGACGCCGTTTGTCGGGGACGCCAACATCGAGACGCCGGAATACAAGGCGTTTCTGGTCAATATCGAGCCCATTGCAGGGCCGGTGGCCTGA
- the fdxH gene encoding formate dehydrogenase subunit beta yields the protein MFPPVPNPSTGPQSPKFGEQDLMRRSASNVTPPAERQTEVAKLIDVSKCIGCKACQAACIEWNDTHPEIEENVGVFENPHDLTPDMFTLMRFTEWENPETNNLEWLIRKDGCMHCEDPGCLKACPAPGAIVQYSNGIVDFVHENCIGCGYCIKGCPFNIPRISQVDHTAYKCTLCSDRIAVGQGPACAKACPTQAIVYGTKEEMKKHAEGRITDLKSRGFANAGLYDPPGVGGTHVMYVLHHADKPEIYAGLPNNPTISPIVEAWKGMTKYAGLAVMGVAAVTGFLHYMVNGPNRVTEEDEEAAERLTGDRSS from the coding sequence ATGTTCCCGCCCGTCCCAAATCCCAGCACCGGACCTCAAAGCCCGAAGTTCGGCGAACAGGACCTGATGCGGCGCTCGGCGTCGAACGTGACGCCGCCCGCCGAGCGCCAGACCGAAGTCGCCAAGCTTATCGACGTCTCCAAATGCATCGGCTGCAAGGCCTGCCAGGCGGCCTGCATCGAGTGGAACGACACCCATCCCGAGATCGAGGAGAATGTGGGCGTCTTCGAAAACCCGCACGACCTGACGCCGGACATGTTCACGCTGATGCGGTTCACCGAATGGGAGAACCCGGAGACGAACAATCTCGAATGGCTGATCCGCAAGGACGGCTGCATGCATTGCGAGGATCCGGGCTGTCTCAAGGCGTGCCCCGCACCCGGCGCGATCGTGCAGTATTCGAATGGCATCGTCGATTTTGTCCATGAGAACTGCATCGGCTGCGGTTATTGCATCAAGGGATGCCCGTTCAATATTCCGCGGATCTCGCAGGTCGACCACACCGCTTACAAATGCACGCTCTGCTCCGACCGCATCGCCGTCGGCCAGGGCCCGGCCTGCGCCAAGGCCTGCCCGACGCAAGCGATCGTTTACGGCACCAAGGAGGAGATGAAGAAGCATGCGGAAGGGCGCATCACCGACCTGAAATCCCGCGGCTTTGCCAATGCCGGTCTTTACGATCCGCCGGGCGTCGGCGGCACGCATGTCATGTATGTGCTGCACCATGCCGACAAGCCGGAGATTTACGCCGGCCTTCCCAACAACCCGACGATCAGCCCGATCGTCGAGGCCTGGAAGGGGATGACCAAATATGCCGGCCTCGCCGTCATGGGCGTCGCGGCGGTCACCGGCTTCCTGCATTACATGGTCAACGGCCCCAACCGCGTTACCGAAGAGGACGAGGAGGCCGCTGAGAGGCTCACGGGAGATCGTTCCTCATGA